Proteins from a genomic interval of Granulicella sp. L56:
- the hfq gene encoding RNA chaperone Hfq: MDSKPAQNIQDTFLNTVRKDKSPITIYLVSGVKLTGKIRSFDKYSVLLENNSQEQLIFKHAISTVVSGRAGAHLELRSDKPDVRSSIPHPSPAASSPSSEATGTQGAVSR, translated from the coding sequence ATGGATTCAAAGCCGGCACAGAACATTCAGGACACATTTCTCAACACGGTTCGGAAAGACAAGAGCCCAATTACGATCTATCTGGTGAGCGGCGTCAAGCTGACCGGCAAGATACGGTCGTTCGATAAGTACTCCGTGCTGTTGGAGAACAACAGCCAGGAACAGTTGATCTTCAAGCACGCCATCTCCACGGTGGTGAGTGGCCGTGCCGGGGCCCATCTGGAGCTTCGTTCGGATAAGCCCGACGTGCGGTCGTCGATTCCCCATCCATCGCCCGCAGCCAGTTCCCCTTCGTCCGAGGCGACCGGAACCCAGGGTGCTGTTAGTCGTTGA
- a CDS encoding DegT/DnrJ/EryC1/StrS aminotransferase family protein — translation MTDVSHNSQPVPMLDFTRQFAGIRQEVLAAIEKVCDSQRFILGPQVTSFERDAAAACAAPYAIGCASGTDALWLAMAAAGIGPGDAVVTTPFSFFASVSSILRCGAQPFLADIDPLTFNLSADAVEEVLLHSHAGRTVKAVLPVHLYGQCADWDAFAALKQRYNLLLIEDAAQAFGAAWNGTPAGALGDLAAFSFYPTKNLSAFGDAGLLTTLSAEYDEHARMLRAHGMRRRYFHDEVGWNSRLDTLQAAVLEVKLRYLPEWNQQRRDRAARYDQLLRGAGLAAANTGEGIVLPITDPRATPVFHQYVIRAPRRDALREYLADREIGSEIYYPLPLHLQTSLSGLGYQRGDFPASETAAAEVLALPIYPELREDEQQTVVDAIAAFYA, via the coding sequence ATGACAGACGTGAGCCATAACTCCCAACCTGTTCCGATGCTTGACTTCACCCGCCAGTTTGCCGGGATTCGCCAGGAAGTCCTTGCCGCCATCGAAAAAGTCTGCGACTCGCAGCGGTTTATCCTCGGCCCCCAGGTCACGAGCTTCGAACGGGACGCCGCAGCGGCCTGCGCCGCGCCCTACGCTATCGGCTGCGCCAGCGGCACGGACGCTCTCTGGCTGGCCATGGCCGCAGCCGGAATCGGCCCCGGGGATGCCGTCGTCACGACCCCGTTCAGCTTCTTTGCCTCGGTCAGTTCCATCCTGCGCTGCGGTGCGCAACCCTTTCTGGCAGATATCGATCCCCTGACCTTCAACCTCTCAGCCGATGCGGTCGAAGAAGTGCTGCTGCATTCCCACGCGGGCAGGACGGTCAAAGCTGTCCTCCCCGTCCATCTGTACGGCCAGTGCGCCGACTGGGACGCCTTTGCCGCCCTGAAGCAACGCTACAATCTATTGCTGATCGAGGACGCCGCGCAGGCCTTCGGAGCAGCATGGAACGGCACTCCGGCGGGAGCGCTGGGGGACCTTGCCGCCTTCAGCTTCTACCCCACCAAGAACCTCAGCGCCTTTGGGGATGCCGGTTTGCTCACGACCCTCTCCGCCGAGTACGACGAGCACGCCCGCATGTTGCGCGCCCACGGAATGCGGCGCCGCTACTTCCACGACGAGGTGGGCTGGAACTCGCGGCTGGACACGCTGCAGGCCGCCGTGCTCGAAGTGAAACTACGCTATCTGCCGGAGTGGAACCAGCAGCGCCGCGATCGCGCTGCGCGCTACGATCAACTGCTTCGCGGGGCTGGGCTTGCCGCTGCGAATACCGGCGAAGGTATCGTGCTGCCCATCACCGATCCTCGTGCCACGCCCGTCTTTCACCAGTACGTCATTCGCGCACCACGACGCGACGCGTTGCGCGAGTACCTCGCAGACCGCGAGATCGGCAGCGAGATCTACTACCCTCTGCCGCTGCACCTGCAGACGAGCCTCAGCGGGCTGGGCTATCAACGGGGAGACTTCCCTGCCAGCGAAACTGCCGCCGCCGAGGTGCTTGCGCTGCCGATCTATCCAGAGTTGCGCGAAGACGAGCAGCAGACAGTGGTGGACGCCATCGCCGCCTTTTACGCCTGA